The following are encoded together in the Nitrospinaceae bacterium genome:
- a CDS encoding SDR family NAD(P)-dependent oxidoreductase: MSHPLFDLSGQKALITGGGRGIGLTLATGLAQAGADVALADIDFSQVEEGQREIEALGRKCTLIEADVTDVASVDRMVSEAAAALGGLTILVNNAGTNVRRKLEEVTEADWDRVLDLNLKSLFFITRRAGEEMKKAGGGKVVNMASLMALSVFRNPRGQTYGPYSSSKGGVISLTRSF; encoded by the coding sequence ATGTCCCACCCACTTTTCGATCTTTCAGGCCAAAAAGCCCTCATCACCGGCGGGGGCCGGGGCATCGGTCTGACGCTCGCCACGGGCCTCGCCCAGGCGGGCGCAGATGTTGCGCTTGCCGACATTGATTTTTCCCAGGTGGAAGAGGGGCAGCGCGAAATAGAGGCCCTCGGGCGAAAATGCACCCTCATCGAGGCTGACGTCACCGATGTCGCCTCGGTGGACCGGATGGTCTCGGAGGCCGCCGCCGCCCTCGGCGGGCTGACCATCCTCGTCAACAACGCGGGCACCAACGTGCGCAGAAAACTCGAGGAGGTCACCGAGGCAGACTGGGATCGCGTTCTCGATCTCAACCTGAAAAGCCTGTTCTTCATCACCCGTCGCGCGGGCGAGGAGATGAAAAAAGCGGGGGGCGGCAAGGTCGTCAATATGGCCTCGCTCATGGCGCTTTCAGTCTTCAGGAACCCCCGCGGCCAGACCTACGGACCCTATTCCTCAAGCAAGGGAGGGGTGATCTCACTGACACGCTCGTTC